The following are encoded together in the Salinibacterium sp. UTAS2018 genome:
- a CDS encoding aspartate kinase has translation MSLIVQKFGGSSVADAESIKRVAKRIVETRKAGNDVVVVVSAMGDTTDELFDLAAQVVPVPSGRELDMLLTAGERISMALLAMSIKSLGVDARSYTGSQAGMVTDAQHGAARIVEVSPRRVREALDDGAIAIVAGFQGFNRGTGDITTLGRGGSDTTAVALAAALGAETCEIYTDVDGIFTADPRIVKSAGKVDVVTSEEMLELAAAGAKVLDVRAVEYARRHGVTIHVRSSFNNNTGTLVVNPKDGESVEEAIITGVASDLSEAKITVVGVPDVPGKAAQIFTIVASANANIDMIVQNVSLASTGRTDISFTLKKSDAEDVLRALTFRQEEVGFESLQHDDQIGKLSVVGGGMRTNAGVSARLFTALFEAGINMEMISTSEIRISVVTRADTVAEAVRVVHTAFGLDGDEEAVVHAGTGR, from the coding sequence ATGAGCCTCATCGTTCAGAAGTTCGGTGGCTCGTCCGTTGCCGACGCTGAGAGTATCAAGCGCGTCGCCAAGCGAATCGTCGAGACCCGCAAAGCGGGAAACGACGTCGTAGTAGTGGTCTCTGCCATGGGCGACACCACCGACGAGCTCTTCGACCTCGCCGCGCAGGTTGTACCGGTGCCGAGCGGCCGCGAGCTCGACATGCTGCTCACCGCCGGTGAACGAATTTCGATGGCGCTTCTGGCGATGTCGATCAAAAGTTTGGGCGTCGATGCCCGCAGCTACACCGGCAGCCAGGCTGGAATGGTCACGGATGCCCAGCACGGCGCCGCTCGCATCGTGGAGGTTTCACCCCGCCGCGTTCGGGAGGCCCTCGATGATGGCGCTATCGCGATCGTCGCTGGCTTCCAAGGCTTCAACCGCGGCACCGGGGACATCACGACCCTCGGGCGCGGTGGTTCAGACACCACGGCCGTAGCGCTTGCCGCTGCCCTCGGCGCTGAAACCTGCGAGATCTACACCGACGTTGACGGAATCTTCACGGCGGATCCCCGCATCGTGAAGTCTGCCGGCAAAGTCGATGTCGTCACGAGCGAAGAGATGCTCGAGCTTGCTGCGGCGGGCGCCAAAGTTCTCGACGTGCGTGCTGTCGAATATGCGCGCCGTCACGGCGTCACAATTCATGTGCGGTCGTCGTTCAACAACAACACGGGCACGTTAGTGGTCAATCCGAAGGATGGAGAGAGCGTGGAAGAAGCAATCATCACAGGTGTTGCCTCCGATCTGAGCGAAGCGAAGATCACGGTGGTGGGAGTTCCTGACGTTCCCGGTAAGGCTGCGCAGATCTTCACGATCGTGGCGTCAGCCAATGCCAACATCGACATGATCGTTCAGAACGTTTCGCTGGCATCCACAGGTCGCACCGATATCTCCTTCACTCTGAAGAAGTCGGATGCCGAAGACGTGTTGCGTGCGCTGACCTTCCGTCAAGAAGAAGTTGGCTTTGAGTCGCTGCAGCACGACGACCAGATCGGCAAGCTGTCGGTTGTTGGTGGCGGTATGCGCACCAACGCGGGAGTTTCCGCTCGCCTCTTCACGGCGCTCTTCGAGGCCGGTATCAACATGGAAATGATCTCTACGAGTGAGATTCGTATCTCTGTGGTGACGCGCGCCGACACCGTTGCTGAGGCTGTTCGCGTGGTTCACACCGCGTTCGGGC